In Mytilus edulis chromosome 7, xbMytEdul2.2, whole genome shotgun sequence, a single genomic region encodes these proteins:
- the LOC139482941 gene encoding GTPase IMAP family member 7-like, which translates to MRDRVIIVFTHGDQLQKENVKLRDPLEKSPEPLKIFLEDCQNRYILFKNEFNKEESYQQISGLLTMIESLKRSNEIAFYSDDLFSKAEERIRVREREIEERLQQEYQRKQREYEQTLKIQLEDLMREEREAEIKKIKEDYEEKLENVREEVRKEISDKDSTW; encoded by the coding sequence ATGAGAGACAGAGTGATCATTGTTTTCACACATGGCGACCAACTACAAAAGGAAAATGTAAAGCTGAGAGATCCCTTAGAAAAATCTCCAGAGCCCCTCAAAATCTTCCTTGAGGACTGTCAAAACCGTTATATACTTTTCAAGAATGAATTCAACAAAGAAGAAAGCTATCAGCAAATTTCAGGTCTTTTAACAATGATCGAATCACTTAAAAGATCTAATGAAATAGCATTTTACTCTGATGACCTCTTTAGCAAAGCAGAAGAAAGAATTCGGGTACGAGAAAGAGAAATCGAAGAGAGACTTCAACAAGAATACCAGAGAAAGCAAAGAGAATATGAGCAAACATTGAAAATTCAACTGGAAGATCTGATGCGAGAGGAACGAGAAGcagaaattaagaaaataaaagaagactATGAGGAAAAATTGGAGAACGTCCGTGAAGAAGTCAGAAAAGAGATTTCTGATAAGGACAGTACATGGTAA